One genomic region from Frateuria soli encodes:
- the pgl gene encoding 6-phosphogluconolactonase codes for MTTSINVTTHTFTDGHALAVALAERVADRLRAGLLERDFALLAVSGGRTPLHFFDLLSQAPLDWSRVHVTLVDERWVDERDPRSNARLVREHLLRHGAAAARFVPLYTGAATPEQGQAEAGRRIRALPLPFDAVVLGMGQDGHTASFFPGGDRLAAALDPDEPGGVLPMRAPGAGEPRITLTLPTLLDTRHLFLHIEGENKREVLAQARLGLGEAANYPIRAVLARSPVPADVYWCP; via the coding sequence CGACCTCGATCAACGTCACCACCCACACCTTCACCGACGGTCACGCACTCGCCGTTGCCCTGGCCGAGCGCGTCGCCGACCGCTTGCGCGCGGGCCTGCTCGAGCGGGATTTCGCCTTGCTGGCGGTGTCCGGCGGGCGCACGCCGCTGCACTTCTTCGACCTGCTGTCGCAGGCGCCGCTGGACTGGTCCAGGGTGCACGTCACCCTGGTCGACGAGCGCTGGGTGGATGAAAGGGATCCGCGTTCCAACGCGCGCCTGGTGCGCGAGCACCTGCTCCGGCATGGCGCAGCCGCCGCCCGTTTCGTGCCGCTCTACACCGGTGCCGCCACGCCCGAACAGGGCCAGGCCGAAGCCGGCCGCCGCATCCGTGCGCTGCCGTTGCCCTTCGACGCGGTGGTGCTGGGCATGGGCCAGGACGGCCATACCGCATCGTTTTTTCCTGGAGGCGATCGACTCGCCGCCGCGCTCGACCCGGACGAGCCCGGCGGCGTATTGCCGATGCGTGCGCCCGGCGCCGGCGAGCCGCGCATCACCCTGACTCTGCCGACCCTGCTCGACACCCGCCACCTGTTCCTGCACATCGAAGGCGAGAACAAGCGCGAAGTGCTGGCGCAGGCGCGGCTGGGCCTGGGCGAGGCCGCGAACTACCCGATCCGCGCCGTGCTGGCGCGCTCGCCGGTGCCGGCCGACGTGTACTGGTGTCCCTGA